The Microbacterium limosum genome contains a region encoding:
- the ruvB gene encoding Holliday junction branch migration DNA helicase RuvB — MAEHDDRPEVSPDAQESELAIEGALRPTSLADFVGQPKVRSQLQLLLDAAGMQQRPADHILLSGPPGLGKTTLAMIVAHESGRPLRLSSGPAIQHAGDLAALLSSLTPGEVLFIDEVHRMARSAEEMLYLAMEDFRIDIMVGKGAGATSIPLDLAPFTLVGATTRAGLLPNPLRDRFGFTGHLEYYDPADLERVISRSADMLGVALPPVARGEIARRSRGTPRIANRLLRRVRDFVLVHDRPADLDAVSAALELYDVDEIGLDRLDRAVLDALVRRFGGGPVGLSTLAVAVGEEAETVESVVEPYLVRIGFLGRTPRGRIATPAAYAHLGAPHAENALRFDDL, encoded by the coding sequence GTGGCTGAGCACGACGACCGCCCCGAGGTCTCGCCCGACGCCCAGGAGTCCGAGCTCGCGATCGAGGGCGCGCTGCGACCGACATCGCTCGCGGACTTCGTCGGCCAGCCCAAGGTCCGCAGTCAGCTGCAGCTGTTGCTGGATGCCGCGGGGATGCAGCAGCGGCCCGCCGACCACATCCTGCTGTCGGGCCCGCCCGGGCTCGGCAAGACCACCCTGGCGATGATCGTGGCCCACGAGAGCGGGCGCCCCCTGCGCCTGTCGAGCGGCCCGGCCATCCAGCACGCGGGCGATCTCGCGGCGCTGCTGTCGAGCCTGACCCCGGGGGAGGTGCTCTTCATCGACGAGGTGCACCGGATGGCGCGCTCGGCGGAGGAGATGCTGTACCTCGCGATGGAGGACTTCCGCATCGACATCATGGTCGGCAAGGGTGCGGGGGCGACCAGCATCCCGCTCGACCTCGCTCCCTTCACCCTGGTGGGCGCGACGACCCGCGCGGGTCTGCTCCCGAACCCTCTTCGCGACCGATTCGGGTTCACGGGACACCTCGAGTACTACGATCCCGCCGACCTCGAGCGTGTCATCTCGCGCTCGGCCGATATGCTCGGCGTCGCCCTGCCGCCCGTGGCGCGGGGGGAGATCGCCCGTCGTTCGCGGGGGACCCCCCGCATCGCGAACCGGCTCCTGCGACGCGTGCGGGACTTCGTGCTCGTGCACGACCGCCCGGCCGACCTCGACGCCGTGAGCGCCGCTCTCGAGCTCTACGACGTGGACGAGATCGGCCTGGACCGCCTCGACCGTGCCGTGCTCGATGCTCTCGTCCGACGCTTCGGGGGAGGACCGGTCGGCCTGTCGACGCTCGCGGTGGCGGTCGGCGAGGAGGCGGAGACGGTGGAGAGCGTGGTCGAGCCCTACCTCGTGCGGATCGGCTTCCTCGGACGCACCCCCCGCGGCAGGATCGCCACGCCCGCTGCCTACGCGCACCTGGGAGCCCCCCATGCCGAGAATGCGCTCAGATTCGATGACCTATAA
- the secD gene encoding protein translocase subunit SecD codes for MATSPPVRHAWRALTGLLALIAVLFGINALGVHVFQQSTWAPELALDLQGGTQIILEAQSEGGAAPSTEQLEQAVSIIRQRVDASGVSEADVATEGGRNIVVQIPGQADDETRQRIQASAQLQLRPVLFVGSPATEFVGEDGNSTPYPSPDPSLAATPSAEPTGPSDLNWITPALEAQFLAYDCADPANDASQAPADQPVITCDADGTTKFILGPVEIDGSAIDDATSGLNTTTNQWTVNITFNGEGTDIFGEVSQRLYGQTAPLNQFAFVLDGDVLSAPSMNGLILDGRPEISGSFTQESAQVLADQLKYGALPLSFEVVSSDTISATLGSQQLQIGLIAGLIGLALVAIYSLVSYRALGFVIIASLAVMAVLTYIALCILSWRMGFRLSLAGVAGLIVTIGFTADSFIVYFERIRDELRDGKSITGAVEDGWARAKRTIYISKSINILAAVVLYILADATVKGFAFTLGLTTVIDVLIFIIFTHPVMQLLARTRFFGQGHPLSGLDPHALGAVYRSRAEFQTPVAAASRGRAARTARSRGEAERRQTIAERKQAELQAASRAGGAGKDGQD; via the coding sequence GTGGCCACCTCCCCACCCGTCCGCCATGCCTGGCGTGCCCTGACGGGTCTTCTCGCCCTGATCGCCGTGCTGTTCGGCATCAACGCCCTCGGCGTGCATGTCTTCCAGCAGAGCACGTGGGCGCCCGAGCTCGCCCTGGATCTTCAGGGCGGCACGCAGATCATCCTCGAGGCGCAGAGCGAGGGCGGCGCCGCGCCGTCGACCGAACAGCTCGAGCAGGCGGTCTCGATCATCCGCCAGCGTGTCGACGCGTCGGGCGTCAGCGAGGCCGACGTCGCGACCGAGGGTGGACGCAACATCGTCGTCCAGATCCCGGGGCAGGCCGATGACGAGACGCGCCAGCGGATCCAGGCCAGTGCGCAGCTGCAGCTGCGTCCGGTGCTCTTCGTCGGCAGCCCCGCGACGGAGTTCGTGGGCGAGGACGGCAACTCCACGCCGTACCCGTCGCCCGACCCCTCGCTCGCCGCGACCCCCTCGGCGGAGCCCACGGGGCCCAGCGACCTGAACTGGATCACGCCGGCGCTCGAGGCGCAGTTCCTCGCATACGACTGCGCGGATCCCGCCAACGACGCCTCGCAGGCCCCGGCCGATCAGCCGGTCATCACGTGCGACGCCGACGGCACGACGAAGTTCATCCTCGGACCCGTCGAGATCGACGGGTCCGCGATCGACGACGCCACCTCGGGTCTGAACACGACGACGAATCAGTGGACGGTGAACATCACCTTCAACGGTGAGGGAACGGACATCTTCGGCGAGGTGTCGCAGCGCCTGTACGGCCAGACGGCGCCGCTGAACCAGTTCGCCTTCGTCCTCGACGGCGACGTGCTGTCGGCGCCGTCGATGAACGGTCTCATCCTCGACGGACGCCCGGAGATCTCGGGCTCCTTCACGCAGGAGAGCGCCCAGGTGCTCGCCGATCAGCTGAAGTACGGGGCGCTGCCGCTGAGTTTCGAGGTGGTCAGCTCCGACACGATCTCGGCGACACTCGGGTCGCAGCAGCTGCAGATCGGTCTCATCGCGGGCCTGATCGGGCTGGCGCTCGTGGCGATCTACTCGCTGGTCTCCTACCGCGCGCTCGGTTTCGTGATCATCGCCTCGCTGGCGGTGATGGCGGTCCTCACCTATATCGCCCTGTGCATCCTGTCGTGGCGGATGGGCTTCCGGCTCTCGCTCGCCGGCGTCGCGGGCCTCATCGTGACGATCGGGTTCACGGCCGACTCCTTCATCGTCTACTTCGAGCGGATCCGCGACGAGCTCCGAGACGGCAAGAGCATCACGGGCGCCGTCGAGGACGGCTGGGCGCGTGCGAAGCGCACGATCTACATCTCGAAGTCGATCAACATCCTCGCGGCGGTCGTGCTCTACATCCTCGCCGACGCGACCGTGAAGGGCTTCGCGTTCACGCTCGGCCTGACGACCGTCATCGACGTGCTGATCTTCATCATCTTCACCCACCCCGTCATGCAGCTGCTGGCCCGCACCCGGTTCTTCGGGCAGGGGCACCCGCTGTCCGGACTCGATCCGCACGCGCTGGGCGCGGTGTACCGCAGCCGGGCGGAGTTTCAGACGCCCGTGGCTGCGGCGTCGCGCGGACGCGCGGCCAGGACGGCCCGCTCCCGCGGTGAGGCGGAGCGCCGTCAGACGATCGCGGAGCGCAAGCAGGCCGAGTTGCAGGCGGCGTCGCGCGCCGGCGGTGCCGGAAAGGACGGCCAGGACTGA
- a CDS encoding preprotein translocase subunit YajC: MDILLIVVLVALLGFMFWNSRKRMQKMKAEQEAKNRQTVPGAEVLLQGGLYGTILEFDPEDLDKPALIEIAPGTAIRVHSQAIIRVVTPIEGDDADADDEFVDAEEHEDAEFDRADAPAIESIDPEVDGKRKPEA; encoded by the coding sequence ATGGACATCCTGCTCATCGTCGTCCTCGTCGCCCTCCTGGGCTTCATGTTCTGGAATTCGCGCAAGCGCATGCAGAAGATGAAGGCCGAGCAGGAGGCGAAGAACCGCCAGACCGTCCCCGGTGCTGAGGTGCTCCTGCAGGGCGGCCTCTACGGCACGATCCTCGAGTTCGACCCGGAGGATCTCGACAAGCCCGCTCTCATCGAGATCGCGCCCGGAACCGCCATCAGGGTGCACAGCCAGGCGATCATCCGGGTCGTGACCCCGATCGAGGGCGACGACGCCGACGCCGACGACGAGTTCGTCGACGCGGAGGAGCACGAGGACGCGGAGTTCGACCGCGCCGATGCCCCCGCGATCGAGTCCATCGATCCCGAGGTCGACGGCAAGCGCAAGCCCGAAGCCTGA